One window from the genome of Flavobacterium agricola encodes:
- a CDS encoding M48 family metalloprotease, with protein sequence MEFALFYLLKVNILLVTFWAIYRFFLEKESFYSLNRMYFIAAIALSFIAPTLFFKRIIWIPFNTTTSLNNLDLEPNNLSTEALTAYYRTFNFLKEIFFYCFMAISMILLLITCYKLILLYIKIQKLETKLKTNIKLTSEKQTIFSFYKWVVASPDIIQLPNADLIIQHEQIHIRLKHTLDLILIECVTKIFWFNPLLKLL encoded by the coding sequence ATGGAATTTGCTTTGTTCTACCTATTAAAAGTAAATATTTTACTTGTTACTTTTTGGGCAATTTATAGATTTTTTCTGGAAAAAGAAAGTTTCTATTCTTTAAACAGAATGTACTTCATTGCAGCAATAGCCTTGTCTTTTATAGCTCCTACTCTATTTTTTAAAAGAATTATTTGGATCCCATTCAATACAACAACGTCTTTAAATAATTTAGATTTAGAACCTAATAATTTATCAACTGAAGCGCTAACAGCTTACTATAGAACTTTTAATTTTCTTAAAGAAATATTTTTTTATTGTTTTATGGCTATTAGCATGATATTGTTACTTATTACGTGTTACAAACTAATTCTGCTTTATATAAAGATTCAAAAACTTGAAACAAAGTTAAAAACCAATATAAAATTAACCTCAGAAAAACAAACCATTTTTTCATTTTATAAATGGGTTGTTGCATCACCTGATATTATACAGTTACCTAATGCAGATTTAATTATTCAACACGAACAAATACACATTCGTTTAAAACATACACTAGATTTAATACTTATTGAATGCGTTACTAAGATATTCTGGTTTAATCCATTGCTAAAATTACTTTAA
- a CDS encoding GNAT family N-acetyltransferase — translation MLKATGKKIGSCGLYDRDGVEGVDIGFAFLPEFEGQGFGYESAAKLMQVAQSELGIETISGITAVDNFASQGLLTKLGLKRIGLITLPNDTEEVLLYRNK, via the coding sequence ATTTTAAAAGCAACCGGAAAAAAAATCGGATCATGTGGTTTATATGACCGCGATGGAGTAGAAGGTGTTGATATTGGTTTTGCTTTTTTACCCGAGTTTGAAGGACAAGGTTTTGGATACGAATCGGCTGCAAAATTGATGCAAGTTGCCCAGTCAGAATTAGGTATTGAAACCATTAGCGGTATTACAGCTGTAGATAATTTTGCATCACAAGGATTACTAACAAAGCTAGGTCTAAAACGCATTGGTTTAATTACTTTACCTAATGACACCGAAGAAGTTTTACTTTATAGAAATAAATAA
- a CDS encoding GNAT family N-acetyltransferase → MTFKTYETDRLFIRPTLVEDAEFILELLNSPKWIQHIGDRNVKTITEAENYIKTRMLPQLEKKVFLTTP, encoded by the coding sequence ATGACTTTTAAAACATACGAAACCGATCGCTTATTTATCCGACCAACTTTGGTAGAAGATGCCGAATTTATTTTAGAATTACTTAATTCTCCCAAATGGATTCAGCACATTGGTGATCGAAATGTAAAAACCATTACCGAAGCTGAAAATTATATAAAAACCAGAATGTTACCTCAGTTAGAAAAAAAGGTTTTTCTAACAACACCGTAA
- a CDS encoding valine--tRNA ligase: MSIPAQFDAKQVEAKWYDYWMKNNYFRSTPDHRTPYTIVIPPPNVTGVLHMGHMLNNTIQDVLIRRARLKGFNACWVPGTDHASIATEAKVVAKLKAEGINKDDLTREEFLKHAWDWTDKYGGTILEQLKKLGASCDWERTKFTMDAELSAAVIKSFVDLYNKGLIYRGFRMVNWDPEAKTTLSDEEVIYEERQGKLYHVKYQIEGTNDFLTIATTRPETILGDSAICINPNDERYAHLRGKNAIVPIVNRVVPIIFDEYVDMEFGTGCLKVTPAHDVNDKELGERHNLEIIDIFNEDATLNDLGMHYKGKDRFVVRDEIAEELKTIGALEKVENHLNNVGTSERTKAVIEPRLSDQWFLKMEDLVKPVIKAVLETEEVKLYPNRFNNTYRHWMENIRDWNISRQLWWGHQIPAYYFGEGKEDFVVAETKEAALELAKAKSGNANLAMANLTQDKDALDTWFSSWLWPMSVFDGIVNPDNEEFKYYYPTNDLVTGPDILFFWVARMIIAGYEYTGEKPFSNVYLTGIVRDAQRRKMSKSLGNSPDPLDLIEKFGADGVRCGLLLSASAGNDILFDEELCNQGKAFTNKIWNAFRLIQGWEISETNAQPEASKAAIAWYEAKLQKTLAEIEDHFEKYRISDALMAIYKLVWDDFCSWFLEMIKPGYQQPVDAVTYKAAIEMLEANLKLLHPYMPFLTEEIWQHITTRTPEQALIVSAWPEIKSYNEQLIVDFDYAAEVISGIRTIRKDKNISFKETIDLKVLNKDNKSTTFDAVITKLGNVANLEYVNEQVAGALSFRVNANEYFIPISGSVNVEEEVAKLEEELKYLKGFLKSVQGKLSNEKFVNGAPEQVIANERKKEADALSKIATIEQSLAGLK; this comes from the coding sequence ATGAGTATTCCAGCGCAGTTTGATGCTAAACAAGTTGAAGCGAAATGGTACGACTATTGGATGAAAAACAATTACTTTCGTTCAACACCAGATCATAGAACACCTTATACCATTGTAATTCCGCCACCAAACGTCACAGGTGTTTTACACATGGGGCATATGTTGAATAACACCATTCAAGATGTTCTAATTCGTCGTGCTCGTTTAAAAGGTTTTAACGCGTGCTGGGTGCCAGGTACAGATCATGCTTCGATAGCAACCGAAGCAAAAGTTGTTGCTAAGTTAAAAGCTGAAGGAATTAATAAAGACGATTTAACCCGTGAAGAATTCTTAAAGCACGCTTGGGATTGGACCGACAAATATGGCGGAACCATTTTAGAACAACTTAAAAAGCTAGGTGCTTCTTGCGACTGGGAACGTACCAAATTTACTATGGATGCCGAACTTTCGGCAGCAGTAATTAAATCTTTTGTTGATTTATACAACAAAGGATTAATTTACCGTGGATTCCGCATGGTAAACTGGGATCCGGAAGCAAAAACAACGCTTTCTGACGAAGAAGTAATTTACGAAGAACGTCAAGGTAAATTATACCACGTTAAATATCAAATTGAAGGAACTAACGATTTTCTTACCATTGCAACAACTCGTCCGGAAACTATTTTAGGAGATTCAGCAATTTGTATTAATCCGAATGACGAACGTTACGCGCATTTACGAGGTAAAAACGCAATTGTTCCGATTGTAAATCGCGTGGTTCCAATTATTTTTGACGAATATGTAGATATGGAATTCGGAACCGGATGTTTAAAAGTTACTCCGGCTCACGATGTGAATGATAAAGAATTAGGCGAACGTCACAACTTAGAAATTATTGATATTTTTAATGAAGATGCAACGCTTAATGATTTAGGGATGCATTACAAAGGCAAAGATCGTTTTGTAGTTCGTGATGAAATTGCTGAAGAATTAAAAACAATCGGAGCTTTAGAAAAAGTAGAAAATCACCTAAATAATGTTGGAACTTCTGAGCGTACCAAAGCCGTTATCGAACCGCGTTTATCAGACCAATGGTTCCTTAAAATGGAAGATTTGGTTAAACCAGTTATCAAAGCCGTTTTAGAAACCGAAGAAGTTAAATTATATCCGAACCGATTTAATAATACCTATCGCCATTGGATGGAAAATATTCGCGATTGGAATATTTCACGCCAATTATGGTGGGGGCATCAAATTCCTGCTTATTATTTTGGTGAAGGGAAAGAAGATTTTGTAGTTGCCGAAACTAAAGAAGCAGCTTTAGAATTAGCCAAAGCAAAATCTGGTAACGCAAACCTTGCTATGGCAAATTTAACTCAAGATAAAGATGCTTTAGATACGTGGTTTTCATCTTGGTTATGGCCAATGTCTGTTTTCGACGGAATTGTAAATCCTGATAACGAAGAGTTTAAATATTACTATCCAACCAACGATTTAGTTACCGGTCCAGATATTTTATTTTTCTGGGTTGCTCGTATGATTATTGCTGGATATGAATATACAGGCGAAAAACCATTCTCAAACGTATATTTAACCGGAATTGTACGTGATGCACAACGCCGAAAAATGTCAAAATCACTAGGAAATTCACCAGATCCGTTAGATTTAATCGAGAAATTTGGTGCCGATGGTGTACGTTGTGGTTTATTGTTATCTGCATCAGCAGGAAACGATATTTTGTTTGACGAAGAATTATGTAACCAAGGTAAAGCTTTTACAAACAAAATCTGGAATGCCTTCCGTTTAATTCAAGGGTGGGAAATTTCAGAAACCAATGCACAACCAGAAGCTTCTAAAGCTGCGATTGCATGGTACGAAGCGAAGCTGCAAAAAACTTTAGCAGAAATTGAAGATCATTTCGAAAAATACCGAATTTCAGATGCTTTAATGGCTATTTATAAATTGGTTTGGGACGATTTCTGTTCGTGGTTCCTAGAAATGATTAAACCAGGTTACCAACAACCAGTTGATGCAGTAACTTATAAAGCGGCTATCGAAATGCTAGAAGCAAACCTAAAATTATTGCATCCGTACATGCCTTTCTTAACAGAAGAAATTTGGCAACATATTACAACACGTACGCCAGAGCAAGCTTTAATTGTTTCTGCATGGCCAGAAATTAAGTCATATAACGAGCAATTAATTGTTGATTTTGATTATGCTGCCGAAGTTATTTCAGGTATCAGAACCATTCGTAAAGACAAAAATATTTCGTTTAAAGAAACGATTGATTTAAAGGTGCTGAATAAAGACAACAAATCTACAACTTTTGATGCTGTAATTACAAAATTAGGCAACGTTGCAAATCTAGAATATGTAAACGAACAAGTTGCAGGAGCATTATCATTCCGTGTAAATGCTAACGAATATTTTATTCCAATTTCCGGATCGGTAAACGTTGAAGAAGAAGTTGCTAAGTTAGAAGAAGAATTAAAATACTTAAAAGGATTTTTAAAATCAGTACAAGGCAAACTTTCAAACGAAAAATTCGTGAACGGAGCACCCGAGCAAGTAATTGCAAACGAACGCAAAAAAGAAGCCGATGCGCTGTCTAAAATTGCAACTATTGAGCAATCATTAGCCGGATTAAAATAA
- a CDS encoding DUF1573 domain-containing protein: MKKLLGIVAIIACSASTYAQEIVFKDKDNTVDYGTVTQGVDDGLRTFEFTNTGNKPLIIKHVQSTCGCTVPSKPTEPIMPGKTGKIDVKYNMVPGKIAKTITVETNATNVPDGRVSLRIKGNVVAGK, from the coding sequence ATGAAAAAATTATTGGGAATAGTAGCAATTATTGCTTGTAGTGCAAGTACTTATGCACAAGAAATTGTATTTAAAGACAAAGATAACACAGTAGATTACGGTACGGTTACACAAGGTGTTGATGATGGCTTACGCACGTTTGAATTTACAAACACGGGTAATAAACCTTTAATTATTAAGCATGTACAATCTACTTGCGGTTGTACGGTACCTTCTAAACCAACAGAACCGATTATGCCAGGTAAAACAGGTAAAATTGATGTAAAATACAACATGGTTCCGGGTAAAATTGCTAAAACCATTACCGTAGAAACGAATGCTACGAACGTACCTGATGGACGCGTTTCATTACGTATTAAAGGAAATGTAGTAGCTGGAAAATAA